In one Mauremys mutica isolate MM-2020 ecotype Southern chromosome 3, ASM2049712v1, whole genome shotgun sequence genomic region, the following are encoded:
- the LOC123367670 gene encoding histone H4-like, with translation MSGHGKGGKGLGKRGAKRHRKVLHDNIQGITKPAIRRLARRGGVKRISGLTYEETRGVLKVFLENVIRDAVTYTEHAKRKTVTAMDVVYALKRQGRTLYGFGG, from the coding sequence ATGTCTGGTCACGGCAAAGGTGGTAAGGGCTTGGGAAAGCGGGGTGCCAAGCGCCATCGCAAGGTGCTCCATGATAACATTCAAGGTATTACGAAGCCGGCTATTCGTCGTTTGGCGCGGCGTGGTGGTGTGAAGCGTATTTCTGGATTGACCTATGAAGAAACCCGAGGAGTGCTGAAAGTGTTTCTAGAGAACGTCATCCGCGATGCTGTTACTTACACTGAACACGCTAAGCGGAAGACTGTGACTGCCATGGATGTGGTCTACGCTCTGAAACGCCAGGGTCGCACTCTCTACGGATTCGGGGGTTAA